From a single Candidatus Eremiobacterota bacterium genomic region:
- a CDS encoding serine/threonine-protein kinase: protein MDKSDIIAGKYKVVEVLGRGSYGTVFLVEELNSPGIKRALKVLDEARIPEEERSHVLELFRREAKLLADLCHPGIPSVTDFFSSGGLHHMVMEFIPGMDLAALKEARKGRLGCDEVHSWAIQLASILEYLHNQEPDPVIFRDLKPSNIMLSSSLYRIMLVDFGIARYFHPGKLKDTQFLGTPGFSPPEQYGSGQSDRRSDIYSFGATLYFMLTDEDIASFHFKLPPLGQLNSSVPPSLESIIMKCLPINPGERYQSMTEVLTELGMVEFSSHSSEFIQERSQERRALSTVLSKFFLGGFRDGILHYPFLSVDERKIGTFSTAEFSGILVNFIRITMNGVECHTVALVTLEGASFPKFFMRRESLLDIRLFCGDPDIDFKENPRFSKSFYLTGPDREGVKDFFRPEIIEAFAENPMKGLVKIGFLAVPGIDWIVEADGPHLIFYFPGIEFPKKFCQQFVEHAGKVLLPFVKKALQSRNTGG, encoded by the coding sequence ATGGATAAATCCGATATAATTGCCGGTAAGTACAAGGTTGTTGAGGTTCTGGGCAGAGGCTCCTACGGGACTGTCTTTCTTGTCGAGGAGCTGAACAGCCCCGGGATAAAGCGGGCGCTCAAGGTGCTCGATGAAGCAAGGATTCCTGAAGAGGAGCGCAGCCACGTGCTGGAGCTCTTCCGGCGGGAGGCGAAGCTGCTTGCCGATCTGTGCCACCCGGGCATCCCCTCCGTCACGGATTTCTTTTCCTCAGGCGGGCTTCACCATATGGTCATGGAATTCATTCCCGGAATGGACCTGGCGGCTCTCAAGGAGGCAAGAAAAGGCAGGTTAGGCTGTGATGAGGTCCACAGCTGGGCGATTCAGCTCGCGTCAATTCTGGAATACCTCCATAATCAGGAGCCTGATCCCGTCATATTCCGGGACCTCAAGCCCTCGAACATCATGCTTTCCTCGAGTCTCTATAGAATAATGCTTGTTGATTTTGGAATAGCCCGTTACTTTCATCCCGGGAAGCTCAAGGACACCCAGTTTCTGGGCACGCCGGGGTTCTCTCCTCCGGAGCAGTATGGCTCAGGCCAGTCAGACCGGAGATCCGACATCTACTCCTTCGGTGCCACCCTCTACTTCATGCTGACCGATGAGGACATCGCCTCCTTCCATTTCAAGCTTCCCCCTCTCGGGCAGCTGAACAGCTCAGTTCCTCCCAGTCTTGAGAGCATCATCATGAAATGCCTTCCGATAAATCCGGGAGAGCGTTACCAGTCAATGACGGAGGTGCTGACGGAATTGGGAATGGTGGAATTCAGCTCCCACTCCAGTGAGTTCATCCAGGAGCGCTCACAGGAAAGGAGAGCACTGAGCACGGTGCTGTCGAAATTTTTCCTGGGCGGATTTCGTGACGGCATCCTGCATTACCCCTTCCTGAGTGTGGATGAGCGTAAGATCGGCACTTTCTCGACGGCTGAGTTTTCAGGCATATTGGTGAACTTTATAAGGATAACTATGAATGGAGTGGAGTGCCACACCGTGGCGCTGGTCACCCTCGAAGGAGCGTCTTTCCCGAAGTTCTTCATGCGGAGAGAATCACTGCTGGATATCAGGTTGTTCTGCGGGGACCCTGATATCGACTTCAAGGAGAACCCCCGGTTTTCAAAGAGCTTTTATCTTACCGGGCCTGACAGGGAAGGCGTGAAGGATTTTTTCCGCCCCGAGATCATAGAGGCCTTTGCCGAAAACCCGATGAAGGGCCTCGTGAAAATCGGCTTTCTCGCGGTGCCGGGAATAGACTGGATCGTGGAGGCGGACGGGCCCCACCTCATCTTCTATTTCCCGGGAATAGAGTTCCCGAAAAAATTCTGTCAGCAGTTCGTGGAGCACGCCGGCAAGGTCCTCCTCCCCTTTGTGAAAAAGGCTTTGCAGTCACGGAATACCGGTGGATGA
- a CDS encoding serine/threonine-protein kinase → MEAGGIIAEKYRILGILGRGSYGSVYLAEAVNEPGKRLALKEIEEPEGTSGDHGEHEELFRREAELLRRLRHPGLPSIMDFFSAGRRHYLVMEYIPGKNLEELHKGKKRKLKAGEVHAWSTQLASILEYLHNLRPEPVIFRDLKPSNIMVSSVTQRIMLVDFGIARYFSPVKLRDTQSLGTPGFAPPEQYGSGQSDQRSDIYSFGATLYYLLTDRDIAGYHFRLPPLREQNSSVSPGFESIIMKCLAVNPGERYQSMTELLLDLKQITFKDDSSKTRREMEAERKAVLTILSRFSLTPYPYTGKALLPLLDKLDDLGTFPAADFSVRVVYCHSEGRNSPVRHTVALITLVRGRVPRFFMRGESILDFTVFGQDPDIDFSESPSFSKIFFVTGPDRKAVEKFFRPEIVDAFTENPMKDIVRFTFSLWPSGWIVEGEGSYLIFYCLETRVPPQHVEQFAGFARQVLLPFVKKATKPR, encoded by the coding sequence ATGGAAGCTGGCGGGATCATTGCTGAAAAATACAGGATACTCGGGATTCTGGGCAGGGGCTCATACGGGTCGGTGTACCTCGCCGAGGCCGTCAATGAGCCGGGGAAGCGGCTCGCTCTGAAGGAGATTGAAGAGCCGGAGGGCACCTCCGGGGATCATGGCGAGCACGAGGAGCTCTTCAGGCGGGAGGCGGAGCTTCTCAGGCGCCTCAGGCACCCGGGCCTTCCCTCCATCATGGATTTCTTTTCTGCCGGCAGGCGGCACTATCTGGTGATGGAGTATATTCCCGGGAAAAACCTTGAAGAGCTCCACAAGGGGAAAAAACGAAAGCTCAAAGCCGGGGAGGTCCACGCCTGGTCGACCCAGCTCGCGTCAATCCTCGAGTATCTTCACAATCTCAGACCGGAGCCCGTCATATTCCGAGATCTCAAGCCCTCCAACATCATGGTTTCCTCTGTGACTCAGAGGATAATGCTGGTGGATTTTGGAATCGCCAGGTACTTCAGCCCCGTGAAGCTCCGGGACACCCAGTCACTCGGCACGCCGGGCTTCGCCCCTCCGGAGCAATACGGCTCAGGCCAGTCAGATCAGCGGTCCGACATCTATTCCTTCGGAGCCACCCTCTACTACCTGCTGACTGACCGGGATATCGCCGGATATCATTTCAGGCTGCCCCCCCTCAGGGAGCAGAACAGCTCTGTCTCCCCCGGTTTTGAGAGCATCATAATGAAGTGCCTTGCCGTCAACCCGGGAGAGCGCTATCAGTCGATGACAGAGCTTCTCCTGGACCTGAAACAGATCACTTTCAAGGATGATTCGTCAAAGACCAGAAGAGAGATGGAGGCCGAGAGAAAAGCCGTGCTCACCATTCTGTCAAGGTTTTCCCTGACCCCTTACCCTTATACCGGTAAGGCACTGTTGCCCCTTCTCGACAAGCTGGATGATCTCGGCACTTTTCCGGCGGCGGACTTTTCTGTCAGAGTCGTTTACTGCCATAGTGAGGGCCGGAACAGCCCGGTACGCCACACCGTCGCGCTCATAACCCTGGTGAGAGGCCGCGTCCCGAGATTCTTCATGCGGGGAGAATCGATCCTGGATTTCACTGTATTCGGCCAGGATCCCGATATCGATTTCAGTGAGAGCCCTTCCTTCTCAAAGATTTTTTTTGTCACAGGCCCCGACAGAAAGGCTGTTGAGAAATTCTTCCGCCCCGAGATAGTTGATGCCTTTACCGAGAACCCGATGAAGGACATCGTCAGGTTCACTTTCAGCCTGTGGCCCTCAGGGTGGATAGTTGAGGGAGAGGGTTCTTACCTTATCTTCTACTGCCTCGAAACCAGGGTTCCCCCGCAGCATGTTGAGCAGTTTGCCGGGTTTGCCCGCCAGGTCCTCCTCCCCTTTGTGAAAAAGGCGACAAAGCCGCGGTGA
- a CDS encoding tetratricopeptide repeat protein translates to MKFTRVTGCRGTPYNLFLSLEEHELHISWEKVQGFFGVRIKNVENENIPTLFLMLRGDEGFYFIDGLKLILRLFEFEEPEGEAPHPVSLGKNTRDLIEYKFTFVAHQLCRMLQEVPTACIDRPLKDYLYQNSLFLPSFSNFNDAAAYCRETLERSLPFIDSKSHPLIPDEAHGMEGTYSHQLHRWKPGAIFQDKFALIEVMPGKMDLSATVLDLEHGQLFTMYTMKTKFLSDSRHIQKFLKHGRELLSLESQRNIVAAKSIREIEKEPCVFFEYVPARSFESMLENELPPLKTSLEYALQICAAMHHAYLKKGLLHMGLSPSSVVITRNGVARIIGYGLLRIFDDELTDGKLISLARHNEEGGAALPDLCSVLSCFAPELFSDKKALTPLSDIYSFGTLLYTMLTGTNPFYHEDPDEVILGHLTRDPEPPRAFNADVPDSLSQITMKCLEKDRQSRHHDFNTLYQALQSTYGELFGQPFAVPEKDDMLSDTDWSDKGKILASMGRHREALTAFKQAIAINPRSLSATMEKASSLISLGSNAEASKALDSALAISPEHPELWHKRGNLLAAEGRHEEALDSLEKALDLAPGNSEMQRSRGRVLSLAGRHLEALDYFTMDLEENPLHEETWIAKGETLMAIFQYEEAVKCFRKASEINPGDMEALYHLGSSLSWTGLHHEALEVFQKALTLKAHSLKVRLGMAGCYKGLGDLRRALSIIDHALKIENDNIDLIVAKAQLLEEMVLHSEALRLLTESLHLDAGTTRIKTKIASLNLKMGFYEKAVSLCEEIKKEAGLSGQAKHVSDSALHWIREKSAIVSKISQFNAITLTSPSYELSTFLSIFCSVDDALVYLSLVEETSQDPQVFFTAAQLYFIKGDPGKARHSLRKSMDMGFEVARSKSLLSLIEKSAAEGEKSRGGGILGGLFGKGGREPKGEEWMALMQGLRAFEKGDHKEALRFFSEVLKREPESPGALFYSGKALGALGDNEKAEGCLRLFKEKHPRSPGLYRHLIESAPSHTPRETLEDYHKKMIGFLPSFHLSWMRLVWHYIQHHDEERACLLVTEILRKQMAQWKLPKQSIEYWNLRGFLELYVGRIAEASLCFSESLKLDSSDAAALLGMGKSYEMKSNWTEAANYFGKLSSTGEADITSAYVSAHLAAEGKEYTKALEAMDNALARKPGSSFLVAKKAGILLESGANMEFLNYYRSIQTSDHSGFFSLLRASSFVSSKMYGEAISLLSGALVYDPHNVPLLKGLAVLSIRTGDGKKAAEYLERALASHSLDSGLYLLEGIAGYQEGHYNSALKSFEHSLLVNPHRAQLIYQFIGATCWHLGQQEKAEKYFRQSLEHDRDNAQHWLNLGILYAQSGRGLQALQCIERALRTSDDSFPAHLAKSKILKELGNVSEAEKSISRALYYRPEDLSAGNLRGIILFLMGNYRESLKCFSDLCAREEKNAALCYNCGIAALSVDDHERAQNYFTRSLTLNPRMALPWLGKAALYKITNDYGACTDAMRNAESSDARTYERWRERIEDSRAPQFVLPLEDSFALPFDLPLPESLEFREPLHLLDLLKLDGAF, encoded by the coding sequence ATGAAATTCACTCGAGTCACCGGGTGCCGGGGCACACCTTACAATCTCTTCCTGAGCCTTGAAGAGCATGAGCTTCATATTTCATGGGAAAAGGTGCAGGGCTTTTTCGGAGTCCGCATAAAGAATGTTGAAAACGAGAACATTCCCACGCTCTTTCTCATGCTCAGAGGCGACGAAGGGTTCTATTTTATTGATGGCCTCAAGCTCATCCTGAGGCTTTTTGAATTCGAAGAGCCTGAGGGCGAGGCTCCTCACCCTGTTTCCCTCGGCAAGAATACCCGCGATCTCATCGAATACAAGTTCACCTTCGTGGCTCACCAGCTCTGCAGAATGCTCCAGGAAGTGCCGACCGCCTGCATCGACAGGCCTCTTAAGGATTATCTCTATCAGAACAGCCTTTTTCTCCCTTCCTTCAGTAATTTCAACGATGCCGCAGCCTATTGCAGGGAAACCCTTGAGCGCTCTCTCCCTTTTATTGACAGCAAAAGCCACCCGCTGATTCCCGATGAAGCTCACGGCATGGAGGGCACCTACTCGCACCAGCTCCACCGCTGGAAACCAGGGGCGATTTTTCAGGACAAGTTTGCCCTCATAGAGGTGATGCCGGGAAAGATGGATCTCTCGGCCACGGTGCTTGACCTGGAGCATGGGCAGCTCTTCACGATGTACACCATGAAAACGAAGTTCCTTTCTGACAGCCGTCACATTCAGAAGTTCCTGAAACACGGCAGAGAGCTTCTGAGCCTTGAAAGCCAGCGGAATATCGTGGCTGCGAAGTCCATAAGGGAAATAGAAAAGGAGCCCTGCGTGTTTTTCGAGTATGTGCCGGCCAGGAGCTTTGAGAGCATGCTGGAAAATGAGCTCCCCCCTCTCAAGACCTCCCTTGAATATGCTCTCCAGATTTGCGCGGCCATGCACCATGCATATCTGAAAAAGGGGCTGCTCCACATGGGCTTATCTCCCTCGAGCGTCGTTATCACGCGGAACGGTGTGGCCCGCATCATAGGTTACGGTCTCCTGAGAATCTTCGACGACGAGCTTACTGATGGAAAGCTTATCTCGCTTGCCCGCCACAATGAAGAAGGGGGCGCGGCGCTGCCCGATCTCTGCAGCGTCCTCTCGTGCTTCGCTCCTGAGCTTTTCTCTGATAAGAAAGCCCTGACCCCTCTTTCCGATATTTATTCTTTCGGGACGCTCCTCTACACCATGCTCACCGGCACAAACCCCTTCTATCATGAAGATCCCGACGAAGTGATTCTGGGCCATCTCACCAGAGATCCCGAGCCTCCCAGGGCCTTCAATGCCGATGTGCCGGATTCCCTCTCACAGATTACCATGAAATGCCTTGAAAAGGACCGCCAGTCAAGACACCATGATTTCAATACGCTTTACCAGGCTCTGCAATCAACCTATGGCGAGCTTTTCGGTCAGCCTTTCGCAGTCCCGGAAAAAGATGACATGCTCTCGGACACTGACTGGAGCGACAAGGGGAAAATCCTGGCTTCCATGGGAAGACACAGGGAAGCCCTCACGGCCTTCAAGCAGGCTATCGCCATCAACCCGAGATCACTCTCCGCCACTATGGAAAAGGCCTCTTCCCTGATTTCCCTCGGCAGTAACGCCGAAGCATCAAAAGCACTTGACAGCGCTCTTGCCATCAGCCCGGAGCACCCTGAGCTGTGGCATAAGAGAGGTAATCTTCTTGCCGCTGAAGGCAGGCACGAAGAAGCCCTGGACTCGCTGGAAAAAGCGCTGGATCTCGCTCCCGGGAACTCCGAAATGCAGAGAAGCAGGGGGAGGGTCCTTTCACTCGCAGGAAGGCACTTGGAAGCGCTTGACTACTTCACCATGGATCTTGAGGAGAACCCCCTTCACGAAGAGACCTGGATTGCGAAGGGGGAAACCCTCATGGCCATATTCCAGTATGAAGAGGCGGTCAAATGCTTCAGAAAAGCCAGTGAGATAAATCCGGGCGATATGGAAGCCCTCTATCACCTGGGCTCTTCCCTCTCATGGACCGGCCTTCACCACGAAGCCCTCGAGGTCTTTCAGAAAGCGCTTACCCTCAAGGCTCATTCCCTGAAAGTCCGCCTTGGCATGGCGGGCTGCTACAAGGGGCTCGGAGACCTGCGCAGGGCCCTCAGCATCATTGATCATGCGCTGAAAATAGAAAATGACAACATCGATCTTATCGTCGCAAAGGCACAGCTTCTTGAGGAGATGGTGCTGCATTCCGAAGCCCTCAGGCTCCTCACTGAATCGCTCCATCTTGACGCAGGCACCACCAGAATAAAGACAAAGATCGCCTCCCTCAACCTCAAGATGGGCTTCTACGAGAAAGCCGTCTCTCTCTGCGAGGAGATCAAGAAAGAGGCCGGCCTTTCAGGCCAGGCAAAGCATGTCTCTGATTCAGCACTTCACTGGATAAGGGAAAAGAGCGCAATCGTCTCAAAAATAAGCCAGTTCAATGCCATTACCCTCACCAGTCCCTCCTACGAGCTCTCAACCTTTCTCTCAATATTCTGCAGCGTGGACGATGCCCTGGTTTACCTCTCATTGGTGGAGGAGACCTCTCAGGACCCCCAGGTATTCTTCACGGCGGCCCAGCTTTATTTCATCAAGGGCGATCCAGGCAAGGCGAGGCATTCACTCAGGAAGTCCATGGATATGGGTTTTGAAGTCGCAAGGAGCAAAAGCTTGCTCTCATTGATCGAAAAATCTGCCGCTGAGGGCGAGAAGAGCAGGGGGGGAGGCATCCTGGGCGGACTCTTCGGTAAAGGCGGAAGGGAGCCGAAGGGAGAAGAATGGATGGCCCTGATGCAGGGCCTGAGAGCTTTCGAAAAGGGCGACCATAAAGAAGCCCTCCGGTTTTTCAGCGAGGTCCTGAAGCGAGAGCCGGAATCCCCGGGCGCCCTCTTTTATTCCGGCAAGGCCTTGGGCGCACTGGGTGACAACGAGAAGGCCGAGGGCTGCCTCAGGCTTTTCAAAGAAAAGCACCCGCGCTCCCCGGGGCTTTACCGCCATCTTATAGAGAGCGCGCCGTCTCATACTCCCCGCGAAACCCTGGAGGACTATCACAAAAAAATGATAGGCTTCCTTCCCTCTTTCCACCTTTCATGGATGAGGCTCGTGTGGCACTATATACAGCACCATGATGAAGAGAGGGCCTGCCTGCTCGTGACCGAAATTCTCCGCAAGCAGATGGCCCAATGGAAGCTCCCCAAGCAGAGCATCGAGTACTGGAACCTCAGGGGCTTCCTGGAGCTGTATGTGGGAAGGATTGCCGAGGCTTCACTATGCTTTTCCGAGAGCCTCAAGCTTGATTCTTCCGATGCCGCGGCCCTCCTCGGCATGGGGAAGAGCTACGAGATGAAATCAAACTGGACAGAGGCTGCCAACTACTTTGGGAAGCTCTCTTCAACCGGCGAAGCAGACATCACCTCGGCCTATGTCAGTGCCCATCTTGCCGCGGAGGGAAAGGAGTACACAAAAGCTCTCGAAGCGATGGACAATGCCCTCGCCAGAAAGCCCGGCTCCTCTTTTCTCGTCGCCAAGAAGGCCGGGATTCTCCTTGAGTCTGGAGCAAATATGGAGTTCCTCAATTATTACAGAAGCATACAGACCTCAGACCATAGCGGCTTCTTCTCTCTGCTGAGGGCCTCCTCTTTCGTCTCTTCAAAAATGTACGGCGAAGCCATCTCGCTTCTTTCAGGAGCACTCGTCTATGATCCTCACAATGTTCCCCTTCTGAAAGGCCTTGCGGTGCTCTCGATCAGGACGGGGGACGGCAAGAAAGCAGCAGAATATCTGGAAAGAGCCCTGGCGTCACACAGCCTTGACAGCGGCCTCTACCTGCTTGAAGGAATCGCCGGGTATCAGGAGGGCCACTATAACAGTGCCCTGAAGTCTTTTGAGCATTCCCTCCTTGTCAATCCCCACAGGGCTCAGCTCATTTACCAGTTTATTGGCGCCACCTGCTGGCACCTTGGCCAGCAGGAAAAGGCGGAAAAATATTTCAGGCAGTCCCTGGAGCATGATCGTGACAATGCCCAGCACTGGCTCAACCTTGGCATTCTTTACGCCCAGAGCGGCCGCGGCCTCCAGGCCCTGCAATGTATCGAGAGAGCCCTCAGGACCTCTGATGACAGCTTCCCTGCCCATCTCGCCAAGTCAAAGATCCTGAAGGAGCTTGGAAACGTCAGCGAAGCAGAAAAGAGCATCTCAAGGGCCCTTTATTACAGGCCGGAAGACCTTTCAGCGGGCAACCTCAGGGGGATTATTCTGTTTCTCATGGGGAACTACAGGGAAAGCCTCAAGTGCTTCTCCGATCTCTGCGCAAGGGAGGAAAAAAATGCGGCTCTCTGCTATAACTGCGGTATTGCGGCACTTTCCGTCGATGACCACGAGAGAGCTCAGAATTATTTCACCAGGTCACTCACCCTTAATCCCCGCATGGCACTCCCATGGCTGGGGAAGGCAGCCCTTTACAAGATCACCAACGACTACGGCGCCTGCACAGATGCCATGCGCAACGCCGAATCAAGCGATGCCAGGACCTATGAGAGGTGGCGCGAGAGAATTGAGGATTCAAGGGCACCCCAGTTCGTTCTTCCTCTTGAAGACTCTTTCGCGCTTCCCTTCGACCTCCCCCTGCCGGAATCCCTTGAATTCAGGGAGCCGCTTCACCTTCTTGACCTTCTGAAGCTCGACGGCGCTTTCTGA
- a CDS encoding type IV pilus twitching motility protein PilT: protein MEITELFQDTIYGGGTDLHLNPGYPPMIRVEGTIKKMEGALLDADMIYDLIAPILSEEQKALLDKGHEVDFAYELPNFARFRINVFKLLRGIAVACRIIPLTLPDFSELNLPYQLSDLASLDKGLILVTGPTGHGKSTTIAAVLSIITNSRDDHIITIEDPIEFVFPTHKCLVSQRELGTHTLSFASALKSALREDPDIIMVGEMRDVETAALTLTAAETGHLVFSTLHTNSAMSTAQRIVDMFPPHQQQQIRVQLADNIRAVICQTLIPRKDNMGRAPVCEIMFGSPAIRNLIREGKTHQLETAIQTAIKEGMQTFDQSLKQLLSSGLITREDAMARASNKNIFS from the coding sequence ATGGAAATCACCGAACTCTTCCAGGACACCATCTACGGCGGCGGCACCGATCTTCACCTCAATCCCGGCTATCCCCCGATGATACGAGTCGAGGGAACGATAAAGAAGATGGAGGGGGCCCTCCTTGACGCGGACATGATTTACGACCTCATTGCCCCCATCCTGTCAGAAGAGCAGAAGGCTCTTCTGGACAAAGGCCATGAAGTGGACTTTGCCTATGAGCTGCCGAACTTTGCCCGATTCAGGATAAATGTCTTCAAGCTCCTCCGCGGCATCGCCGTGGCGTGCCGTATCATCCCCCTCACGCTCCCGGATTTTTCGGAGCTGAACCTTCCTTACCAGTTGAGCGATCTGGCCTCTCTTGACAAGGGGCTTATCCTGGTGACGGGGCCCACAGGCCATGGGAAATCAACGACCATTGCCGCAGTTCTCTCCATCATTACCAATTCAAGGGATGATCACATCATTACCATTGAGGACCCCATAGAATTTGTCTTCCCCACCCATAAATGCCTTGTCTCCCAGAGAGAGCTTGGAACTCACACCCTCTCATTTGCCTCGGCGCTGAAAAGCGCCCTCAGGGAGGACCCAGACATCATCATGGTCGGCGAGATGCGTGACGTGGAGACGGCAGCCCTCACCCTGACGGCTGCCGAGACAGGGCACCTGGTCTTCTCGACGCTTCACACCAACTCTGCCATGTCAACGGCACAGAGGATCGTGGACATGTTCCCCCCCCACCAGCAGCAGCAGATACGGGTACAGCTTGCCGACAACATCAGGGCAGTCATCTGCCAGACCCTCATTCCCAGGAAGGACAACATGGGAAGGGCACCGGTCTGCGAGATTATGTTTGGAAGCCCTGCCATAAGGAACCTGATCCGCGAAGGCAAGACCCACCAGCTGGAAACGGCCATCCAGACCGCCATCAAGGAAGGGATGCAGACCTTCGACCAGTCTCTCAAGCAGCTTCTCTCCAGCGGCCTTATCACGAGGGAAGATGCCATGGCGAGGGCAAGCAACAAGAATATTTTCTCCTGA
- a CDS encoding PQQ-binding-like beta-propeller repeat protein → MDIQPMRMSGDLGQVTRAKPVDAPGTVTDSVSIGGGGSGGRKIDPALIREVFHRPELKTIWKMMIPFSYGHDRAVLPMEDGSVCVGTYHQMTCLDAGTGKVRWTREGIDDYFGGVDDSDYHGGRLYIRLHDVDHSNNNHVQVLDALDGNEKWKHPLADYECLRVSDDGDVRMREKNGFVVLDGNDGTEKKKVILKEVGDDTYVELKALKKDYASVVCTPADMYALSPDGEVLWKGGKTFGAAAFVDRGVVCEDKGEFPVLRDSQSGEILWKSPKGKLRIDRLSDRELYGCDIYDLYCLDLSDGHVKWSLKGEQDHYSVIKAIDPDGTPYVARGNRMEALDPETGKPRWSVPLPVEQTERRLSAKQQGDMLYLSDSRRLYIVDVKQGLMVNQYVPEEGSEITSYTLSPDEKLYVQLSQQKHKHDGSSVLHCIDLKPPSAKAGKDQAQDPPGESIVEMDDWVVIGGIRIEREQR, encoded by the coding sequence ATGGATATTCAGCCAATGCGGATGAGCGGGGACCTGGGACAGGTCACCCGGGCGAAGCCGGTCGATGCTCCCGGGACCGTGACGGACAGTGTTTCGATAGGAGGGGGCGGCTCCGGCGGGAGAAAGATTGATCCCGCCCTTATCAGGGAGGTTTTTCACCGGCCTGAGCTCAAGACCATCTGGAAGATGATGATTCCCTTTTCGTACGGCCATGACAGGGCAGTGCTGCCGATGGAAGACGGGAGCGTGTGCGTGGGAACCTACCACCAGATGACCTGTCTCGATGCCGGGACCGGCAAGGTCAGGTGGACCAGGGAGGGCATTGATGATTATTTCGGCGGCGTGGACGATTCAGATTATCACGGCGGCAGGCTCTATATCAGGCTTCACGATGTAGACCACAGCAATAATAATCACGTGCAGGTGCTCGACGCGCTCGATGGAAATGAGAAATGGAAGCACCCGCTTGCAGATTACGAGTGTCTCCGGGTCAGTGACGACGGGGATGTCAGGATGAGGGAAAAGAATGGCTTCGTGGTGCTTGACGGCAACGACGGAACTGAAAAGAAAAAGGTGATCCTCAAAGAGGTGGGCGATGATACCTACGTGGAGCTCAAGGCGCTGAAGAAGGACTATGCCTCGGTGGTCTGCACTCCCGCTGATATGTACGCGCTTTCGCCCGACGGCGAGGTGCTCTGGAAAGGCGGGAAGACCTTCGGGGCGGCGGCTTTTGTGGATCGCGGGGTGGTGTGCGAAGATAAGGGGGAGTTCCCCGTTCTGAGAGACTCACAGAGCGGGGAGATTCTCTGGAAGAGCCCGAAGGGAAAGCTGAGAATAGATCGCCTCTCGGACAGGGAGCTCTATGGATGTGACATCTATGATCTCTATTGCCTTGATCTCTCCGACGGGCATGTGAAATGGTCACTCAAGGGTGAGCAGGACCATTACTCCGTCATCAAGGCCATCGATCCCGACGGCACCCCGTACGTAGCAAGGGGAAACCGCATGGAGGCCCTCGACCCCGAGACAGGAAAGCCCCGGTGGTCGGTCCCGCTCCCGGTGGAGCAGACGGAAAGGCGGCTTTCCGCGAAGCAGCAGGGCGACATGCTGTATCTCAGCGACAGCAGGAGACTGTATATTGTGGACGTGAAACAGGGGCTCATGGTAAACCAGTATGTCCCTGAAGAGGGCTCCGAGATAACCAGCTATACTCTTTCGCCCGATGAAAAGCTCTATGTGCAGCTGAGCCAGCAGAAACATAAGCATGACGGCTCATCGGTCCTTCACTGTATCGATTTGAAGCCACCCTCGGCGAAGGCGGGGAAGGATCAGGCACAGGATCCGCCGGGGGAATCGATTGTGGAGATGGACGACTGGGTGGTCATAGGGGGAATCAGGATAGAGCGGGAGCAGCGGTAA